CAGGTCGAACATGGCAATGAGCCACAATGATCGATACGCAGAAAGAAGCTGCCCTTTCATAGCAATCCACGACCATATCCACGAAGTAATTTCTAGCCTGCAGCAACCCCGACCCTCATCTCATCTGGTTCCACACGACGAACTCCTCGCCTCATTGTGACTTCCTCTACACAGGGGATGAGCAGGTTTGGTATTTCAGGATCGCGAGTTTCTCCCGCAATGCACTTTGCCAGTGAGTTCGCTGTGCGCAAGACGATATCGAACAGGGATCGTTCTTCTCTGTCGAGAAGATAACGCGAAGTTGTTGCGCCAATCATCCAGATCTTCGTCCTTGAGTCGAACGGTCCTTCTGCATCTTCTTTGGCTATCCATTGGCTCACGCGCCTATCGACGAGCGGGCGGAACGGTTCCATGACATCGGCGGCCAGGCAGAAGGCATCATAGCGGTTCTTGTGCTGAAGGCCGATCGAAGGATGCAGGCCAGCGGCGCAGAGAGCCCTGGCAACTGCCGCCCTCAGTACCGTATAGCCGTAGTCCAGATGGCGGTTCTGATCTGCTTTGTCAGAGCCACGCCGGAATTTGCTGTTGCCGAAGACTAAGCCCCAATACTTACGAGCCGCCTGAGCTTCAAGATTGCCTTGATCTCCGGTGCGAACTCGCGCAGCCATCGCAATGAGTCCGTGGTCGTTGCCATGGAGTTCTTTTAGCAACTCTCCCTGTGCTTTGATCTTTGCGCGGACGATCTGTTGCCAGAGCCGTTTGCGGGTCGGAAGTGTCATTTCCATTTGCTTTGCGAAGCGCTCTGTTTGGATGAAATGACTCTGAACGGGGAGCAGCATGGAGGCTGGCAGAAAATTTCCGTCGATTGTGACAACGGAACCTCCGGCCTCAGCAATACGCGAGAGAACAGCCTGCGATAAGCTGATTTGCGGGTGGGCAAGCAACAGTACGGCGATCTCGCTGACGGGCGTAGTGAAGGGAAGCGTGAGCTGCTCTTCCTTTGAACGCTCGATGACGAGTTGTGCATCGCGGATGCTCAAGCGGGCCGGATTTGCGATCTCAACGATGCGATCAATCATTGGCCGTATGTACCCTTCCGAGAAGATCGACTACTACCTTGCGCGGATTTAACGTCTTTAGCCCATTGGGATTCTTCGACCAGGTCGTTTTATTCTTCTTCTGATCTGCGTCCATCTGGGCGTTGTTGACGCCGGTAAACCAAATCGGTCCAGCAGCATAAAATTTCTTGACGCGGAACACCTCTCTCGCCCCGTTGTAATCCAACTCGACGGTGTCGTCCTTCATCAGAGAAAAGAGAAATTCGGCCTCTGGATTATCCTTCAACTTTCGCGACACAGCGGGCTCGCTTGCGGTTGACTTGGGTCGTCCGCTTCTCTTATCCCATCGCGGGCAGCGCTGATACACATCAGTAACCTGCGCGACTTCGCTCAGCCATTGCTCTTGGCGAGCCTCATTTCTCGCAACAAACAGAGCCACATGATGGATACCACCCGAATCGACAAAACGCTCCCGGTCGCCGTACGCGGCGATCTTGGGATCTTTGACTTGTCGAATTCTGACCTTGCGTATCGGGATGGTGCGTCCATTAGCTGTGGTGAAGCAGGGCAGGTTCTTGGGGTCTTCGAACGCCTTTGGATTCCGACCAAGTTCATCGAACTTTGCTCGAATGAGCGCGAGAATAGCTTTATCAACAATAATGTCGTCTGCCGCGATGTCTGCTGGCTTGAGTTGGCTTAATTCACACCGCATGTGGACCGTGGATTTGCCATTATAAAGATAGGGTCTCGAAAAGTTTGAACCTTTATGAAGTTCGCCGCTGATCTTGTGTTCCGGGCGATGAGAGACAACCATCTGCACGATTTGCTCAGTCAGGTTGCCAATGAAGTCAGGTGTCGTCCAAGGTTCCGGCACGCGCCTCCAGCTCCGAGTTCCGGGTTGCCAAGGCTCAAATGCTGAAGCACTCGCCATGGCTTGAATCACGGATTGTCGAGTCAACGCAATGGTGATTGCATCTACTGCATGGTGTCGGTGATCGGTGCGAGGCTTTCCTCGGGTATCGCCAGGTTCGGGCGATACGATTGCTTGCAGGATTCGTTCGAATCCCCATGAGCGTCGCAGGGTAGCCGTCACGGCTCCGCTGGATGCAAAGATCACCTGTCTATTGTCGTTGTCTGTCTGAACGTCACGCCCACCATAAAGCATGGCCAACAAACGTCCTGCGAGTACGCTTGTGTACCGCGTGTCGTTCATTTGGCGCGCACTGAAGTCTGCAAGCTCCCGCTCGCTCTGCAATTTGAAACGGCTTAATTTTCCAGGGTTAGACCATTTCGTTACTCGCAAGAGAATCTGAGCCCAGACATCCGGGTTATTGCTGTAGGCCTCGAATGGTGTCTGATTGCGTTTGTATTCGCGATTTTCAGGAAGGTAGCACAGAGTCTTATTTTGGAAGGAGTCGTCTGGAAAGCGACTGCGTGGAATGATGTGCTCCACGTCGAACTCGGAGTCTTGAAAGAGTTGCGAGAACGGAATCGAGCGTCCTGTGTATGGGCAGATGCCGCCGCATTCTACAAAGAGCTTTGCCTTTTCCAGATCGGCCCGAGATGGATTAGCCATACCGCATTCGCTCAAAATCTTCGCTGCGATGCCCTTATTGTCGGCCTCGCGCTTTCGGTTTGCCGTCGTGGCCTTGATGCGCTCCTGACGCGGCTTCTTGAGTTCGCGGGCAAGCTCGATCCGAATTTCGTAAGGCTTGCCGTATTCTCGAACGATGGCATTGACGACTTTACGCAGTTCCGTCATCGCTCGTTCTACCGCGGGGTTACGTAGGGTGGGAAGCGCTTCGCGTACAGGTGGAAGTGTGTCATGTACTGCCAATCCCGAGAAGCGACTGCCGTAAATTTCCGTTTCAGCATCCTTGAAGGATCGCCCCGACATCATCAGCGGCATAAGTTTTGAAATTGCTGCCAGTGAAAGTGAGCAGTAATCAGACTGCGGACTCTCCTTAGCCAGGACAGCAGCCGCCTCGGCGTCTAGCCCGAGGTGCTCGATAGCTTCCTGTATGAGCACTTCGTCAGACTCACTGTTGCGCCAGTTCTCAATGATCTGGTTTTGCTTTCCTTCGGTAAACTCATCCCAGAAAACCCCGAATACCTTTCGCATCGACTTCTGTGTCCGGTTTCCGGGAATATCCTTATCTCCGCCCGCTTCCAGATTGAACGCAGTCCCTTTAAGGTCCAAATACTTGCGAATTGCGATAAACGATTGAGTGCCTTCCCGGTCCAGCAACTGATAGAGCTTGCTGCGCTCCTCTTCGGTCAGCTTCCGAGATGTCTGGTTCTTTGTGTCGATCACCACTAAATCATTGATCTTTTGCAGCATTCGAAAACGCTGCGCGGCCATCGTTGCCCACGGAGCCCGCCGTTTCGGGGGATGCTTATCGTCACCGCGCTCCAACTCACAGGTTCCGACCAAATGTTTCTGAGCGGATATGGGGCGCTGGAAGAACAGTAGTTCGTGAACTCTGTCACGCAATTCTTGCCTCAAAAGGGAAGCATGATGTTTTGCCTGCGCATCCCAAATGAGGGCGAGCTCCTGCTCGAACATTTTGCGTGCGGTCCAACGTCGCCGCAATTTCTCCGTATGTGGATCGAGCCCCGCGAAGTATTCTCCGATAGTCCGCGCGCCGGCATCTTGTATCGCCAACTCCAGTGCGTGAATGTCCGCCTTCACCTGGCCAAGATCTTCATTTTCCTTTGCAGTCTTCTTGGTTTCTTTTCGGTTGGACTTGAAGCCGCGCCGCTGGCTTAGGTGGAAGAGCACCCGTCCCAATTCAAAGGGTTCCAAGGCTTGGTCCAGCGCAAGCTTGCGCAGTAGATAGAGAGGCTTCTGAGCAAATGAATCATCGTTTGGCTTGAGAAACTTCAAAGTCAAGGAGCGATCTAACGCATTTAGCAGTTCATGCCGCTGCTCTGAACTTGCCCCAGTTCCGACTGCGTTCGTCGGAAGCAGTCCGGCCTTTTGTAGTTCCTGAAAAAGCTCTCGCTGACGTGCAGCGCGGCGGCGAAGCTGACGCCGGTGGAGTCTTGCGGTGCGCCGTTCGACAGCCTTTGACTGATCTTTGCCTTGTTCGATATCAAGTGCAGTTCCGTCCACGCCGGGCTCGAAGATGCGGACGCCAGCGCGAACCAACGACGTGGGCTCGTTGGCTGGATTGAGGGCAATCAGCGCCCATCCGAGGGACGCAGAACCGAGATCAAGACCCAAGACATATTTCTGCGGTGCTTCCATGGCAGAGGACATCAATTATCACCTTGACGCAAGATTGGGGCCGATGTAGAAGAATAGACAGTGTACTTGAGCGGCGATTGCCCGGCTATTCTTAGTAAGCTTTCGTCGTAAGGCTCCGCTCATCGAGCGCCCTTTGAACGCCCCGGAGACGGGGCGTTCTTACGTAGCACCGAGACCGTATCGAGAGCATTTACTTACGGCGCACGGCTTTGAGACCAGATTGAGCGATGTCTACTTCGCGGACGGAGCCGACTGGCTTTTTGGGTGAGACCATGCGCTCGTGATCCATCTCTATCAGTTCGGAAACTCTCAAGAGTCTTATTTGCTTTCCCGAGCTTGAGTGAAAGCGTCTCACCTCTCGTTCAGCATCTGCCGTGTAGTCGAAGGCGACGAAAAAGCCCAATTCGCGGTTCTCCCGAACAAGAACCGCTTCGAAAGAATCAATATCAGGTCTACCGACCTTTTCTCGTTGTTTGACTTGGATGGGAAACCAGTCATCCATAAACGCGAATGTATCGCCTGCCGCTCTTCCTTTAGGTAGCGAGGTGACAGGAAAAAGGCGACCGTCAATGCCCATATCACCCACCTTGGTTGAGTTGGGAAGACCGCCAATGGCGACCACGGCCCAGTTTTCAAATTCAAATGGTGGCAGCTTGCGAAGCCGCTCCTCGGTCCACGGGAGGTCTCGAACGATAAATCCCCTATGGGCTCTCCATAGGGTTTCTGACTCAGCCAATCCACAATGGTCTCGGAGGCGCTTTGCCATCACTCTGCAGGCGGTTGGAGACACATCAATGCCGATCCACTGTCGTGCCATGGACTGGGCGGCTACGAGGGCAGTTCCGCAGCCGCAGAACGCATCAAGGACGACATCACCTTCGCGCGAAGATATTTCTATGATTCGTTCTAGTAGTTTCAGGGGCTTTTGCGTGGGGTAGCCGATCTTCTCTCTCGCGGCTGCTTGAACAGGTCCAATGTCATCCCAAACTGATCCAAGAGGGACACCCTTGCCTTCGTCAAGGTAACGCTTATAAGCAGGAACTCTACCTGGTGCCGTCTGAATGATGCGTCCCTCTTTATATAACTTGTGCATATTGGCTTCGCTATACCGCCAGTAACGAGTGACCCCAAGGAACTCGTAGTGCGGATTTCCTTTGGAGGGAGCTCCTCCTCCAGGTGCGCCCAAGTCGCCAAGCCGGTAGCGACGCCCGGTTTCTTTTTCGGTATACCGATAGAACTGTTCGACATATTCCGGATCGTAAGGGCGATAGAGATGCTTGAAGTAATAGTCGCGAGACTTGGCATAGACAAAAATTGAGTCATGGACGCGCCCAAGATGTTTCGAACCCTGCTTCGCATCGTTATGGGAAGACTGTCGCTTCCAAATGATCTCGTTTACAAAGCACGTCTCCCCGAAAATCTGATCAAGTAAAACCTTGATGTAGTGGCTTGCGTGCCAGTCGCAGTGATAGTAGAGAGTGCCGGTCGGTTTGAGCACTCGGGCGAGCTCGATGCAGCGAGGACGCATGAAGTCGATATAGGCTTGAGTCGATTCGTGCCGGTCGTCGAACGACCGTTGCTCTCTTTTTTCTTCCCAAAAGACTTCATAGTTGCGGTTTGAATTAAATGGTGGGTCGATGTACACCAAATCAACGCAGGTGTCCGGCAGACGTTGAAGTTGATCTAGGTTGTCACCACAGAAGACAACTTGGGTATCCACCAATGCAGAATGTCGCACCTTCGCCCTCCAAAGATATAGGGCTTGAGGCTAGCAGATGCGAATATTCTTCCGTAATAGCGTGGGAGTCAATAGATAACTCGATATTGACGAATGAATTATCCTGTAGGATCCTTTAGATCGTCATATCGCCGGAGCAAGCGGCTTGGTTCTTAATCAAGACTTAGGGGTAGCGCTGACAAAGCCATCCAAACAGATACAGCAGCCTTCGAATGGGTCAAGGGACATGTCACTCATCCAGATACATTCGCTTCGACAAGTTAGCCGCCATGGCCGCAAATAGATTGCGAGCCAGATAAAAGCGTCGCAAGGAGAGTTAAGATCGTCGAGACTCGAAGACCTCTTGCTTTCGACGGAAGTCTTGGAAGACTGATTCGATTTGATCTGACGTCATGCCCCTTAGAGAATCACAGCCAGTAGCCGCCAAAAGAGCTTTGCGGTAATCACTCTCGGTAAGGTTGAGCTGATTTCGGATGGCATGAATCCCATCCATGTGTCGTTTTCGACTTCGAGTGACGGTTTCTCCTCCACGCCGAGCGTAAAGTTTGGCCTCAAGGTATTGACGTGCCGCAGCCATCTCACCTTGCTTCAGTCTGTCATATGAAGATAAGCGGAAATGACTATTGAACTCGCCATATTCCCGACTGTAGTCCGCCCCGGAAGGTTTTCTGCGCTTCCTAAAAGCACTCTCGTCGCCCAACTTTGTAATCATCTCTCGGAGTTCTTGGCTCTCAACAGCGGAGATCGTTTGCCATTCTTCCGCATCACCGAAACAGGGTTTCTTGCCCTTCGCAAGCCGTTGGATGGCCTTGCGAACCTCAGTCGGGAAGAACGCTGCCTTTACGCTGGCGTGAACCCTGAGAAGCCTTTCAATTTCGGTCTTTCCCCAAATTGCCGCCTTAACCCCTGTCCCGCTGAACGCAGAACTGACCCAATTTGCTTGCCCTGGAGTGGGGTCTTTGGGTAGAACGAGAATCCATTCTTTGAAGGGTGCTCCCGATGCAAGAACTTTTCTTATGTCAGAGACAATCTTGTCTTTCCGTGGAGCGCCCTCTGGGTAATAGAACTGGAAGATGGTTTCGGTCTGTTCGTCGTAACCGTCCATACCGGAATCGGGCGCGGAATACGCCTGAAAGCGCGGATACTGCTCTCTAAGCAGCGATTTGCAAAAGGCCTCGAAGCGTCCACCGTCCCTCAATTCAAGAAGATTGACCATCACTCGCTCCACAGGTTCATCAGAACTATCTCGAAAGGTACGCTGGCACCCAAGCCTCAGTTTGAACGAGCCTCCATCGCCATTGCAACTTAAAGATATTGATACATCGGATCTTTGCAGTTCTGACCCTCAGCGAACGCACTGGGCACCCTCTCCATGCCCCAGATCTTCTTTCCAGCCTTCTCCGGGTGCTCGGAGAAGTGTTTGTTTCTGTCTAAGAAATATCGGTCGATAGCCTCTCGCGCCGCTTCAGCAGATGGGTAGTCACTGTTATGGATGATGGCTCTCGCCATCCCGCTGAAGACTGACTCGATGACATTGAGAAACTGAGCTCCTGCTGGGAGCGGTGCAGTCTTCACGATCGGGCAACCCTCGGCTATGGCTCGCTGGTTGA
This is a stretch of genomic DNA from Granulicella sp. WH15. It encodes these proteins:
- a CDS encoding DNA methyltransferase produces the protein MDTQVVFCGDNLDQLQRLPDTCVDLVYIDPPFNSNRNYEVFWEEKREQRSFDDRHESTQAYIDFMRPRCIELARVLKPTGTLYYHCDWHASHYIKVLLDQIFGETCFVNEIIWKRQSSHNDAKQGSKHLGRVHDSIFVYAKSRDYYFKHLYRPYDPEYVEQFYRYTEKETGRRYRLGDLGAPGGGAPSKGNPHYEFLGVTRYWRYSEANMHKLYKEGRIIQTAPGRVPAYKRYLDEGKGVPLGSVWDDIGPVQAAAREKIGYPTQKPLKLLERIIEISSREGDVVLDAFCGCGTALVAAQSMARQWIGIDVSPTACRVMAKRLRDHCGLAESETLWRAHRGFIVRDLPWTEERLRKLPPFEFENWAVVAIGGLPNSTKVGDMGIDGRLFPVTSLPKGRAAGDTFAFMDDWFPIQVKQREKVGRPDIDSFEAVLVRENRELGFFVAFDYTADAEREVRRFHSSSGKQIRLLRVSELIEMDHERMVSPKKPVGSVREVDIAQSGLKAVRRK
- the cas1 gene encoding type II CRISPR-associated endonuclease Cas1 — encoded protein: MIDRIVEIANPARLSIRDAQLVIERSKEEQLTLPFTTPVSEIAVLLLAHPQISLSQAVLSRIAEAGGSVVTIDGNFLPASMLLPVQSHFIQTERFAKQMEMTLPTRKRLWQQIVRAKIKAQGELLKELHGNDHGLIAMAARVRTGDQGNLEAQAARKYWGLVFGNSKFRRGSDKADQNRHLDYGYTVLRAAVARALCAAGLHPSIGLQHKNRYDAFCLAADVMEPFRPLVDRRVSQWIAKEDAEGPFDSRTKIWMIGATTSRYLLDREERSLFDIVLRTANSLAKCIAGETRDPEIPNLLIPCVEEVTMRRGVRRVEPDEMRVGVAAG
- the cas9 gene encoding type II CRISPR RNA-guided endonuclease Cas9 (Cas9, originally named Csn1, is the large, multifunctional signature protein of type II CRISPR/Cas systems. It is well known even to general audiences because its RNA-guided endonuclease activity has made it a popular tool for custom editing of eukaryotic genomes.): MSSAMEAPQKYVLGLDLGSASLGWALIALNPANEPTSLVRAGVRIFEPGVDGTALDIEQGKDQSKAVERRTARLHRRQLRRRAARQRELFQELQKAGLLPTNAVGTGASSEQRHELLNALDRSLTLKFLKPNDDSFAQKPLYLLRKLALDQALEPFELGRVLFHLSQRRGFKSNRKETKKTAKENEDLGQVKADIHALELAIQDAGARTIGEYFAGLDPHTEKLRRRWTARKMFEQELALIWDAQAKHHASLLRQELRDRVHELLFFQRPISAQKHLVGTCELERGDDKHPPKRRAPWATMAAQRFRMLQKINDLVVIDTKNQTSRKLTEEERSKLYQLLDREGTQSFIAIRKYLDLKGTAFNLEAGGDKDIPGNRTQKSMRKVFGVFWDEFTEGKQNQIIENWRNSESDEVLIQEAIEHLGLDAEAAAVLAKESPQSDYCSLSLAAISKLMPLMMSGRSFKDAETEIYGSRFSGLAVHDTLPPVREALPTLRNPAVERAMTELRKVVNAIVREYGKPYEIRIELARELKKPRQERIKATTANRKREADNKGIAAKILSECGMANPSRADLEKAKLFVECGGICPYTGRSIPFSQLFQDSEFDVEHIIPRSRFPDDSFQNKTLCYLPENREYKRNQTPFEAYSNNPDVWAQILLRVTKWSNPGKLSRFKLQSERELADFSARQMNDTRYTSVLAGRLLAMLYGGRDVQTDNDNRQVIFASSGAVTATLRRSWGFERILQAIVSPEPGDTRGKPRTDHRHHAVDAITIALTRQSVIQAMASASAFEPWQPGTRSWRRVPEPWTTPDFIGNLTEQIVQMVVSHRPEHKISGELHKGSNFSRPYLYNGKSTVHMRCELSQLKPADIAADDIIVDKAILALIRAKFDELGRNPKAFEDPKNLPCFTTANGRTIPIRKVRIRQVKDPKIAAYGDRERFVDSGGIHHVALFVARNEARQEQWLSEVAQVTDVYQRCPRWDKRSGRPKSTASEPAVSRKLKDNPEAEFLFSLMKDDTVELDYNGAREVFRVKKFYAAGPIWFTGVNNAQMDADQKKNKTTWSKNPNGLKTLNPRKVVVDLLGRVHTAND